The following DNA comes from Peribacillus sp. FSL E2-0218.
AAAATTTACAACTATTTCCGCATCTAGTCAAGTCCATAAGCCAATCGTTATATATTTTCATGATTTCCACTGTCACCGCGATTGACTTAAGTATGCCCATGAATGGTCGAACCCTTAATTTAATTAAATAAAAATTGATATCTTTAGAAAGTGAATTAGTTGAAAAAATGAGCGAAAAAGTGGTAGGATATTAATGTGTAGAATTAGTACCAGGTAATAACAGTAGATAATATAACAATTCGCTATTTTTTTGAAGATATTGATCGTGAAATCTAATGTTACATATTGTTTAGGAGGATGATGACATATGGTAGAGAACCGTCATCTACAGGCTGGACTCAGTGATGAGGAAGTGCTTGAGATGTTTAAAGTGATGTTGCTGGCAAGACGTATAGATGAACGGATGTGGTTGCTGAACCGTTCTGGTAAGATTCCATTTGTCGTTTCTTGTCAGGGGCAGGAAGCCTCTCAGGTGGGGGCGGCGTTTGCATTGAATCGTGAAAAGGACTACGTTCTTCCATATTATCGCGACCTTGGGGTCGTTTTAGCGTTTGGGATGACAGCGAGGGACTTAATGTTATCCAGTTTTGCAAAAGCCGAAGATCCAAATTCAGGGGGCAGGCAAATGCCAGGCCATTTCGGACAAAAGAAAAACCGGATCGTGACGGGTTCTTCACCAGTGACGACTCAAGTGCCGCATGCTGTGGGGATTGCCCTCGCTGCAAAAATGGAAGGACAAGATATCGTTTCCTTCGTCACATTTGGAGAAGGTTCATCAAACCAAGGTGACTTCCATGAAGGTGCGAATTTTGCTGGTGTTCACAAACTTCCGGTAATTTTGATGTGCGAAAATAATCAATATGCGATTTCCATCCCGCTGGAAAGACAATTGGCTTGTGGGAAAGTGTCGGATCGCGCCATTGGGTATGGCATGCCAGGAGTGACGGTCGATGGAAACGATCCGATCGCAGTATACCTGGCGGTGAAAGAAGCGGCCGATAGAGGCAGGCGAGGTGAAGGGCCAAGCTTGATCGAGGCGGTTTCCTACAGGCTTACACCTCACTCAAGCGATGATGATGACAGTCAATACAGGTCGGCCGATGAAGTATCGGAGGCAAAAAAAATAGATTCGATCATTACATTTGGAGCTTATTTAAAGGCCACAGGGGTCATGGATGACGAAATGGAGAAACAGATCAATGATGAAATAATGAAAGTTGTAAACGAAGCGACTGATTACGCAGAAGAAGCTCCATTTGCAACGGAAGATACACTCTCAAAATACGTTTATGCTAATGAGTAAGGAGGAAAGAAGATGGCAGTAATATCATATATAGATGCAGTGATAATGGCGATACGTGAAGAAATGGAACGTGATTCCCGTGTATTTGTCCTAGGAGAGGACGTTGGAAGGAAAGGCGGCGTGTTCAAGGCGACATCAGGCTTGTATGAACAATTCGGGGAACAGCGTGTCATTGACACCCCGCTTGCTGAATCGGCCATCGCCGGAGTGGGCATTGGAGCGGCGATGTATGGGATGAGGCCGATTGCGGAAATGCAATTCGCCGATTTCATCATGCCTGCAATCAACCAAATCATATCGGAAGCGGCAAAAATCCGTTACCGGTCAAATAACGACTGGCAATGTCCTATCGTCATCAGGGCCCCATACGGCGGAGGGGTACATGGGGCTCTATATCATTCGCAATCCGTCGAAGCGATTTTTGCCAATCAACCGGGGCTGAAAATCGTCATGCCTTCCACACCTTATGATGTAAAGGGATTGTTGAAGGCGGCCATCCGCGATGAGGATCCGGTCCTGTTCTTTGAACATAAGCGTGCTTACCGTTTAATTAAAGAGGAAGTGCCTGACGATGATTATGTTTTACCGATTGGAAAAGCGGATATCAAGCGTGATGGTGATGATGTAACCGTGATTACATACGGCCTTTGTGTTCATTTTGCCCTACAAGCAGCGGAAAAGCTGGCCAGTGACGGCATTTCCGTTCATATACTTGACTTAAGAACCGTTTATCCTCTGGATCAAGAGGCGATCATTGAAGCAGCCGCAAAAACGGGAAAAGTGCTTTTAATTACGGAGGATAATAAAGAAGGAAGCATCATTAGTGAAGTGTCGGCGATCATTGCGGAAAATTGCCTCTTTGATTTGGATGCCCCCATCATGAGACTGGCTGGGCCTGATGTACCTGCCATGCCATATTCGCCAGCATTGGAAAAGTCCTTCATGGTGAACCCAGAAAAAGTGGAAAAGGCATTGCGTGACCTAGCTGCCTATTAAATGCAAGCTAAAGGCATCATTCATTTACGGGAGGTGTATGTTTCATGCGCTCAGAAGAAGAGATGATGTCATTGATCATCCATGTCGCTGAACGTGATGATCGCATTCGAGCTGTCTGCATGAATGGGTCGCGAACGAATGCGAGTGTCCCAAAAGATGTGCTCCAAGATTATGATATCGTCTATCTCGTCTCGGATATCGAGTCATTCAGAATGAATCCTGGCTGGATAGATGACTTTGGTGAAAGGATCATCTTGCAGACCCCGGAGGATATGTGTTTATTTCCGCCGAGTTTAGGAGGTCGCTTCTCTTATTTGATGCTGTTCATGGACGGAAACCGGATTGATTTACAATTGGTCCCCATAGAGCAAAAAGAAAGATATTGCAGGGAGGATAAGCTAACGACCGTCTTGATGGATAAAACGGGCTGTCTTCCCGTGCTTCCTCCTCCCACTGATGAGGGTTATTGGGTGAAAAAACCTACCGTTGAACTTTATAACGATTGCTGCAATGAGTTTTGGTGGGTCTCGACATATGTAGCCAAAGGTTTATGGCGAAAGGAAATTCTTTATGCTCAGGAACATCTTGGCCAAATAAGGAAGATGTTCATTCAAATGCTGGAATGGCAGGTGGGCATTGAAACCGACTATTCCGTTAGCGTCGGTAAATGCGGAAAATATTTGGAGAAATTTTTGTCCGAAGAGAGCTGGTCCCAACTTCTGTCCACATATGCAGATGGAAGGGATGAGAGTGTATGGCAGGCACTGTTTTCCATATGCCGTTCTTTTGAACAAACGGCAATGCTAGTAGGGAAACGATTGAATTATGACTATCCTTTTCAGTATGATAGACGAGTTTATTCATACTTGGAACATATTCAAGCCTTGCCGGTAAATGATTGATCGACCAAGTTATTTAGTTAAGTTTAATGAGAAAAAAAGCATCAGCACCTTTATCAAGTTCCAAAAGTCGAACCGGAATGTTGACAAAGGTGTTTTTTTTATATAAAATTACTTTGAAGTTGAGATATATTAATTCGAGATAGTCCTCTGAAAAATCTCAAAGATATTTAATGAATATTCGAGGCTGCTTGAAGGGAAAATGTAGGGAATTGAAGAAAAACGGAACATCCATAAGCTGATATCGTTTATTAGGAGGAAAAGTAGATGAATGGATTAAAAGGGATACACCACGTTACGGCCATCACAAGCAGTGCAGAGAAAAATTATGAATTCTTCACGTATATATTGGGGATGCGCTTAGTCAAGAAAACGGTCAATCAAGATGATATCCAAACCTATCACCTGTTTTTTGCTGATGATGTTGGCGGTCCGGGAACGGATATGACTTTCTTTGACTTTCCGGGTATCCCCAAGGGGGTCCATGGGACCAATGAAATTTCAAAAACATCATTCCGCGTTCCGAGTGATGCCGCATTGCAATATTGGGAGAAGCGTTTTGACAGGTTTAAAGTCAGCCATACAGGAATACAAACCCAATTTGGTAAAAAGACCTTATCCTTCGTTGATTTTGATGATCAACGCTACCAATTGATCTCGGATGAAAACAACAAAGGGGTCGCATCAGGGATTCCTTGGCAAAAAGGGCCGGTACCTCTTGAGAACGCAATCACAGGATTAGGACCGGTTTTCATTCGGATTGCCAACTTCGACTA
Coding sequences within:
- a CDS encoding alpha-ketoacid dehydrogenase subunit beta, yielding MAVISYIDAVIMAIREEMERDSRVFVLGEDVGRKGGVFKATSGLYEQFGEQRVIDTPLAESAIAGVGIGAAMYGMRPIAEMQFADFIMPAINQIISEAAKIRYRSNNDWQCPIVIRAPYGGGVHGALYHSQSVEAIFANQPGLKIVMPSTPYDVKGLLKAAIRDEDPVLFFEHKRAYRLIKEEVPDDDYVLPIGKADIKRDGDDVTVITYGLCVHFALQAAEKLASDGISVHILDLRTVYPLDQEAIIEAAAKTGKVLLITEDNKEGSIISEVSAIIAENCLFDLDAPIMRLAGPDVPAMPYSPALEKSFMVNPEKVEKALRDLAAY
- a CDS encoding aminoglycoside 6-adenylyltransferase, translating into MRSEEEMMSLIIHVAERDDRIRAVCMNGSRTNASVPKDVLQDYDIVYLVSDIESFRMNPGWIDDFGERIILQTPEDMCLFPPSLGGRFSYLMLFMDGNRIDLQLVPIEQKERYCREDKLTTVLMDKTGCLPVLPPPTDEGYWVKKPTVELYNDCCNEFWWVSTYVAKGLWRKEILYAQEHLGQIRKMFIQMLEWQVGIETDYSVSVGKCGKYLEKFLSEESWSQLLSTYADGRDESVWQALFSICRSFEQTAMLVGKRLNYDYPFQYDRRVYSYLEHIQALPVND
- a CDS encoding ring-cleaving dioxygenase; protein product: MNGLKGIHHVTAITSSAEKNYEFFTYILGMRLVKKTVNQDDIQTYHLFFADDVGGPGTDMTFFDFPGIPKGVHGTNEISKTSFRVPSDAALQYWEKRFDRFKVSHTGIQTQFGKKTLSFVDFDDQRYQLISDENNKGVASGIPWQKGPVPLENAITGLGPVFIRIANFDYFKEMMEKVLLFKEVEQDGAFHLFEVGEGGNGAQVIVEHDSNLPQARQGFGTVHHTAFRVEDRSVLEEWIERMESFQFQTSGHVDRHFFESLYVRVAPQILFEFATDGPGFMGDEPYETLGEKLSLPPFLEPKRDHIEKLVRPIDTVRSTKEFPKE
- a CDS encoding thiamine pyrophosphate-dependent dehydrogenase E1 component subunit alpha translates to MVENRHLQAGLSDEEVLEMFKVMLLARRIDERMWLLNRSGKIPFVVSCQGQEASQVGAAFALNREKDYVLPYYRDLGVVLAFGMTARDLMLSSFAKAEDPNSGGRQMPGHFGQKKNRIVTGSSPVTTQVPHAVGIALAAKMEGQDIVSFVTFGEGSSNQGDFHEGANFAGVHKLPVILMCENNQYAISIPLERQLACGKVSDRAIGYGMPGVTVDGNDPIAVYLAVKEAADRGRRGEGPSLIEAVSYRLTPHSSDDDDSQYRSADEVSEAKKIDSIITFGAYLKATGVMDDEMEKQINDEIMKVVNEATDYAEEAPFATEDTLSKYVYANE